The Hippea alviniae EP5-r region ACAGAAGATAAACGATAATCAGATAAGAATTAAGGATATGAAAAACATTCCGTCTATAAGCATAGACTATGCCGTAATGGAAAAGAGCAAAAAGATAAAAGTTATAAAAAGTGAGTTTTATTGGAGTGACGTGGGAAGTTTTGACAGTCTTGTCAGAGAGATGGCAGTAAGCAATGATAATGAGAATAACAAAGCAGAAGAGATAGAGATAGACAGTAAAAACAACTTCTACTTCAGCGACAGAGATAAACTGATAGCAACCATAGGACTTGAAGATTTTATCGTTATAGACACAAACGATGCTTTGCTGATAGCAAAGAAGGGTCAGACTCAACAGGTTAAAGAGATAGTAAACCAGCTAAAAGAAACTCACAACTCACTACTTACCACTCACTCAATCGTTCATCGCCCTTGGGGAACATACGAAGTCTTGGTTGAAGACAAAGGATACAAGATAAAAAGAATAATTGTAAAACCGGGCAAAAGACTCTCTTTGCAAAAACACTTCCACAGAAACGAGCACTGGATAGTAGTTTCAGGAACAGCAGAAGTAACAGTAGGAAATAAAACATTCCTTTTAAGACCGAACGAGTCTACATACATAAAGATGGGTGAACTACACAGGCTTGCAAATCCCGGTAAAATCCCTGTTATTCTGATAGAAGCCCAGGTAGGTGAGTATGTGGAAGAGAATGATATAGAGAGAGTGGAGGATGATTATAGGAGGAATCAGCAATGAAAGGCCTAATCCTTGCTGGTGGTTCAGGCACAAGACTTTATCCCATAACGCTTGGCATATCAAAGCAACTTTTACCTATCTACGACAAGCCAATGATTTACTATCCTTTGTCTGTTCTAATGCTTTCTGGCATCAGAGAAGTTTTAATAATCTCAAAACCAGAGTATATTGATAATTACAAGCATATATTTTCAGATGGTTCTCAATTGGGCATGAGAATAGAGTATGCAATCCAAGAAAAACCAAAGGGTTTAGCTGATGCGTTTTTGGTTGGTGAAGATTTTATAGACAAAGACAACGCCTGTTTAGTTTTAGGCGATAACATATTCTATGGTCACGGTTTCACAGACCTTTTAAAGCAGTCAAAAAAGACAGTAGAAGAGGAGAGCAAAGCTGTTGTCTTTGGTTATTATGTCAGCAACCCAAGAGAGTATGGAATAGTCGAATTTGATGATAAAGGCAACGCAGTAAGTATAGAAGAAAAACCAGAAAAAC contains the following coding sequences:
- a CDS encoding mannose-1-phosphate guanylyltransferase/mannose-6-phosphate isomerase, whose amino-acid sequence is MKNLILCGGSGTRLWPLSRKLMPKQFLKLFNGKSLFQLTIERNIELCDSFIISVNEEQYFLVLDQIEELTIHDSQITAYDSLLTTHSLQFLLETEAKNTAPAIAFASLSVDEDEILFITPADHLIKNSDKYKEAVLKAKELALKGYLVTFGITPTEPNTGYGYIETEDSGNGNHVLSVEKFHEKPDLKTAKQYLELNASHSTPITYLWNSGMFMFKAGVYLEELKRYAPEVYEESLKSFENRQKINDNQIRIKDMKNIPSISIDYAVMEKSKKIKVIKSEFYWSDVGSFDSLVREMAVSNDNENNKAEEIEIDSKNNFYFSDRDKLIATIGLEDFIVIDTNDALLIAKKGQTQQVKEIVNQLKETHNSLLTTHSIVHRPWGTYEVLVEDKGYKIKRIIVKPGKRLSLQKHFHRNEHWIVVSGTAEVTVGNKTFLLRPNESTYIKMGELHRLANPGKIPVILIEAQVGEYVEENDIERVEDDYRRNQQ
- the rfbA gene encoding glucose-1-phosphate thymidylyltransferase RfbA → MKGLILAGGSGTRLYPITLGISKQLLPIYDKPMIYYPLSVLMLSGIREVLIISKPEYIDNYKHIFSDGSQLGMRIEYAIQEKPKGLADAFLVGEDFIDKDNACLVLGDNIFYGHGFTDLLKQSKKTVEEESKAVVFGYYVSNPREYGIVEFDDKGNAVSIEEKPEKPKSNYAVVGLYFYPNDVVKKAKEVKPSRRGELEITSINQMYLEENRLKVELMGRGYAWLDTGTHENLIDASRFIQTIEKRQGLKIGCIEEIAYLNGWINKEQLRKLAEPLLKSGYGEYLLKVINGEF